The proteins below are encoded in one region of Microvirga terrae:
- a CDS encoding Eco57I restriction-modification methylase domain-containing protein, translating into MSNDHEWLNLIEVSGPFLAVPVLRDIFPQGLDALTSSRPQRLRRTYEEWRDAVDVDDVDLPALHVAWIDEVLVTALELDDTVLRRGASLLERLTISMPEHGVTVAPDIVVVNPTNGDEPLLVMHVYEPDADLDATRRFDGLATTPGDRMVSLLRATGCPVGIVTNGERWMLVHAPTGAVAGFASWYARLWGQEPETLRAFASLLGVRRFFGPEEGKLPALYERSLKHQDDVTEALGEQVRRAVEVLVQALDRADQDRNRELLRDLDPRELYEAGLTVMMRLVFLLAAEERGLLLLGDPRYDAFYAISSLRMQLRADSEEILERRRSAWSRLLGLFRGVYGGVDHPTLRLPALGGSLFDPNRYPFLEGRKKGTSWRRDPAEPLPIDDRTVLLLLEAIQTFEGRTLSYRALDVEQIGHVYEGLLERTVKRVGDVTLELDSGAKAKSPRVTLGAIESARLDGAATVVELLKERSERSESAIRNVLERTADDRLAARLLTVCRGDTGLRDRILPYASLLRTDPWGYPLVHHKGAFVVVLGADRRESGTHYTPKSLTVKIVEETLTPVAYRGPAEGKALTDWELKSAGELLDLKICDPAMGSGAFLVQACRWLSDRLVEAWSVTEAGGKKIDSEGRIVNATTEGFDPLSQDVEERAIVARRLVAERCLYGVDKNPLAVELAKLSLWLITMSKGRPFGFLDHNLRSGDGLLGIHDLGQLVELDMNPKGKAQLRLFGRTIRSAVGRALELRARLREIPIRDIKDIEAMAALNAQSRGELALPTLIANAFVGIALAEERAGERGARIETLAAFADAAANGDASAKHRLLRETTTDLSKDAPDGAARPPFHWPIAFPEVFLREKPGFDAFIGNPPFLGGQRITGVAGTAYRNWLVDQIAEGRRGSADLVAYFFLRVYSLLREGGCFGLLAVNTIAEGDTRQVGLEAMVGAGAVIHAAFPNEPWPGKAAVVTSRVHVHKGEWHGGRSLLGRKAHFISAFLSDREDWSPKRLKASENTTFIGTYVLGLGFVLSPDDARSMLEADSKNVDVIFPYIDGDDLKSIPEQRPTRWVINFWDWSEDQAREYPLPYAWLENNVKEERLAKNDRVAREKWWLPLRARPELYHAIGRGRYFKQHPEGWSEHSHIPEKILVAGRVGKYLNPSVVDNDCVFHEKCVVFAVEDIYSYAALLNSSPVDAWMWKYSSRMKLDLNFSPSDAVETFPFLSPSDMDCLNKLGHEYLNARRAVMTDPANPIGLTRLYNRFHSAGDSDQRIENLRELHCGLDAAVMRAYGWEDIDLGHGFHEQPHLAENDRVRFTISASARADVLHRFADMNRQRYQEEVDQGLHGGTAVSGKARGRRSRAASASEPTLDLEDILPTKNDFLLRSCR; encoded by the coding sequence ATGAGCAACGATCACGAGTGGCTGAATCTCATTGAAGTCTCGGGACCTTTCTTGGCTGTCCCTGTACTGAGGGATATCTTTCCCCAAGGCCTCGATGCTTTGACTTCCAGTCGCCCGCAGCGGCTACGCCGCACGTACGAGGAATGGCGGGACGCGGTCGACGTGGACGACGTCGACCTGCCGGCCCTGCACGTGGCCTGGATCGATGAAGTGCTGGTGACCGCGCTGGAGCTGGACGACACCGTACTGCGTCGAGGTGCCAGTCTCCTCGAACGCCTGACCATCTCAATGCCTGAACACGGCGTTACGGTCGCGCCCGATATCGTGGTCGTGAATCCCACCAATGGTGACGAACCGCTTCTGGTCATGCACGTGTACGAGCCGGATGCCGATCTTGATGCGACCCGACGCTTCGATGGTCTTGCGACCACACCGGGCGATCGGATGGTCTCGCTGCTGCGTGCGACGGGGTGCCCAGTCGGCATCGTGACGAACGGCGAACGGTGGATGCTCGTCCATGCGCCCACTGGCGCCGTCGCAGGCTTTGCGAGTTGGTACGCACGGCTCTGGGGGCAGGAACCGGAAACCCTACGGGCGTTCGCCAGTCTGCTGGGCGTCCGTCGCTTCTTCGGGCCCGAAGAGGGAAAGCTACCGGCGCTCTACGAGCGATCGCTGAAGCACCAGGATGACGTGACCGAAGCCCTGGGTGAACAGGTCCGGCGCGCGGTTGAAGTTCTGGTCCAGGCTCTCGATCGGGCCGACCAGGATCGCAACCGCGAGCTTCTGCGCGATCTCGATCCCCGGGAGCTTTATGAGGCCGGCCTGACGGTTATGATGCGGCTCGTTTTCCTGCTGGCCGCCGAGGAGCGTGGGTTGTTGCTGCTCGGAGATCCCCGCTACGACGCCTTTTATGCGATCTCCAGCCTACGCATGCAGCTGCGCGCGGATTCGGAAGAGATCTTGGAGCGTCGCCGATCGGCGTGGTCTCGGCTGCTCGGTCTCTTTCGCGGCGTCTACGGCGGCGTCGACCATCCGACCCTACGGCTCCCGGCGCTCGGTGGCTCGCTGTTCGATCCGAACCGCTACCCATTCCTTGAAGGACGTAAGAAAGGGACGAGCTGGCGGCGCGACCCAGCCGAGCCGTTGCCGATCGACGACCGGACCGTCCTGCTCCTGCTGGAGGCAATCCAGACCTTCGAGGGCCGCACGCTGTCCTACCGCGCGCTCGACGTGGAGCAGATCGGGCATGTCTATGAAGGTCTCCTCGAACGCACGGTGAAGCGCGTCGGCGACGTGACGCTGGAACTCGACAGTGGCGCGAAGGCGAAGAGCCCGCGTGTGACGCTTGGTGCGATCGAGTCGGCGCGCTTAGACGGTGCTGCAACGGTCGTTGAACTGTTGAAGGAACGCAGCGAACGCTCGGAGTCCGCCATCCGTAATGTCCTTGAGCGGACGGCCGACGATCGTCTCGCCGCGCGGCTGCTCACCGTCTGCCGCGGCGACACCGGTCTGCGCGACCGCATCCTGCCTTACGCGTCCCTCCTGAGGACCGACCCTTGGGGCTATCCGCTCGTGCATCACAAGGGTGCCTTCGTCGTCGTGCTCGGCGCCGACCGGCGCGAGAGCGGCACGCATTACACGCCGAAGAGCCTGACCGTGAAGATCGTTGAGGAGACGCTGACGCCGGTCGCCTACCGCGGCCCGGCTGAGGGCAAGGCGCTGACGGACTGGGAGCTGAAGAGCGCCGGGGAATTGCTGGATCTGAAGATCTGCGATCCTGCCATGGGTTCCGGCGCATTCCTCGTTCAGGCGTGCCGGTGGCTCTCGGACCGGCTGGTTGAGGCCTGGTCGGTGACAGAGGCGGGCGGAAAGAAGATCGACAGCGAGGGGCGTATTGTCAATGCCACCACCGAGGGCTTCGATCCCCTATCGCAGGATGTCGAGGAGCGCGCCATCGTCGCCCGTCGTCTCGTGGCAGAACGGTGCCTCTATGGCGTGGACAAGAACCCGCTCGCTGTGGAGCTGGCCAAGCTCTCACTCTGGCTGATCACCATGTCCAAGGGGCGGCCCTTCGGCTTCCTCGACCACAACCTGCGCAGCGGTGACGGCCTACTCGGCATTCACGATTTGGGTCAGTTGGTCGAGCTCGACATGAATCCGAAGGGGAAAGCTCAGCTGCGATTGTTCGGTCGGACAATTCGGTCAGCGGTCGGCAGGGCGCTCGAACTGCGCGCCCGCCTACGGGAGATCCCCATCCGCGACATAAAAGATATTGAGGCGATGGCAGCGCTCAATGCGCAGTCGCGGGGCGAACTGGCACTGCCAACGCTTATCGCCAATGCGTTCGTCGGCATCGCCCTTGCTGAAGAGCGGGCGGGAGAGCGCGGCGCTCGGATCGAGACGTTAGCCGCATTCGCAGACGCTGCCGCGAACGGCGACGCCTCGGCGAAGCATCGGCTCTTGCGTGAGACCACAACTGACCTCTCCAAAGATGCACCCGATGGAGCGGCGCGACCGCCGTTCCATTGGCCAATCGCGTTCCCCGAAGTGTTTCTACGCGAGAAACCAGGATTCGATGCGTTTATAGGCAATCCGCCGTTCTTGGGAGGACAGCGGATCACCGGCGTGGCCGGCACGGCTTATCGGAATTGGCTCGTAGACCAAATCGCGGAGGGCCGTCGGGGATCGGCAGACCTCGTTGCGTACTTTTTCCTACGCGTCTATTCACTCCTACGCGAAGGAGGTTGTTTTGGGTTACTCGCGGTCAACACCATCGCGGAAGGCGACACTCGTCAGGTTGGGCTGGAGGCAATGGTCGGCGCGGGTGCCGTCATCCATGCAGCATTTCCGAACGAACCTTGGCCAGGGAAGGCGGCGGTCGTCACTAGCCGCGTCCATGTCCACAAGGGTGAGTGGCATGGCGGACGCTCACTGCTAGGACGGAAGGCTCACTTCATATCGGCATTTTTGTCTGATCGCGAAGACTGGAGTCCAAAACGACTAAAGGCCTCGGAAAACACAACCTTCATCGGAACATATGTTCTTGGGCTAGGCTTCGTTCTTTCCCCGGATGACGCCCGATCAATGCTGGAAGCCGACTCCAAAAATGTCGATGTCATTTTTCCGTATATTGATGGTGACGATCTCAAATCTATCCCGGAGCAGCGCCCGACTAGATGGGTGATTAATTTCTGGGACTGGTCTGAGGATCAAGCGCGCGAATATCCATTGCCGTATGCTTGGCTGGAAAATAATGTGAAAGAGGAGCGGCTCGCCAAAAATGATCGTGTTGCTCGCGAAAAGTGGTGGCTGCCCCTGCGCGCCAGACCCGAGCTTTACCATGCCATTGGACGAGGGCGTTATTTCAAGCAACATCCTGAAGGATGGAGCGAGCACAGTCACATACCAGAAAAAATTCTTGTCGCAGGCAGAGTGGGCAAGTACTTAAATCCGTCTGTCGTCGATAACGATTGCGTCTTCCACGAGAAGTGCGTCGTCTTCGCGGTGGAGGATATTTATTCTTATGCGGCCCTACTTAATTCGTCTCCGGTTGACGCGTGGATGTGGAAGTATTCATCAAGGATGAAACTTGATCTGAATTTCTCGCCGTCGGACGCGGTCGAAACGTTCCCGTTCTTATCTCCTTCCGACATGGATTGCTTAAACAAGCTAGGTCATGAATACCTAAATGCACGACGCGCTGTTATGACGGATCCGGCTAATCCGATCGGTCTCACGAGACTTTACAATCGTTTTCATAGCGCGGGCGATAGCGACCAGCGCATTGAGAACCTACGTGAGCTGCATTGTGGTCTTGATGCAGCGGTAATGCGTGCCTACGGGTGGGAAGACATAGATCTTGGTCATGGGTTCCATGAGCAGCCGCACTTGGCCGAGAACGACCGCGTGAGATTCACTATCTCCGCCAGTGCACGCGCGGACGTGTTGCATCGATTTGCCGACATGAATCGGCAGCGTTACCAGGAAGAGGTCGACCAGGGTCTGCATGGCGGAACGGCTGTCTCAGGTAAGGCGCGTGGGCGCAGATCCCGGGCAGCTTCTGCATCCGAACCGACACTCGACCTTGAAGACATTCTCCCAACGAAAAACGACTTCCTGCTGAGATCATGCCGATGA